TATTTTCTTGTAATAGAATGTTCCTTCAGCTGTTCAGAAATAGAACTGTGGGCCATGTCATTTTTACATACAATAAGAACCCCGGTGGTATCCATATCGATCCGATGGACGATACCAGGGCGCATAACTCCGTTTATTCCGGATAACTCGCTGCGGCAATGAGACATCAGTCCATTGACCAGGGTTCCGCTGTAATGACCTGCGGCGGGATGGACTACCATCCCCTTTGGTTTATTAATGAGAATGATATCCTTATCCTCATAGACAATATCAAGGGGGATTTCCTCCGGCATGATTTCCGGTTCCCTTATTTCAGGAAGGGTCAGGGAAATCCGGTCCCCTGCATTTACTTTATAATTGCTTTTTACCGGTTTTTCTTCAACCAGCACGGATTGTTCCTTTAAAAGCTTCTGAAGATAGGAACGGGAAATGTCCTGGCATTGGCCGGATAAATACCGGTCGATCCGGACACCGGCTTCCTCAGGAGCGACAACAAACTCTTGACTCAACCCAGCTCCTCCTTTTTATGAAAGGAAAGACAAGATAAGTCCTCCTCTTTGTAATAAAACAGAAACAGGAGCATGAAGACGAACATGGAAACCGTAACGTAACAATCCGCAACATTAAAAATCGGAAAATCGATCAGCTTAAAATATAAAAAGTCTACCACATAGCCTCTTAAAAAGCGGTCGATCATATTTCCCACCGCTCCTGCCGAAAGAAACATGGCAATTAGGTGCAGCGGCAGGTATTTTCTGTCGGCAGGCATACGGCTGACCGCAAAAGCCGCAACTGAAAGCACTAACAAGGCAACCAGCAGGAAAAACGCCTGTTTCCCCTGAAGCATTCCAAATGCTGCTCCCCGGTTTTCGGAATAATAAAGTTCAAATACTCCATTCCA
This genomic stretch from Lacrimispora sphenoides harbors:
- a CDS encoding RluA family pseudouridine synthase, with translation MSQEFVVAPEEAGVRIDRYLSGQCQDISRSYLQKLLKEQSVLVEEKPVKSNYKVNAGDRISLTLPEIREPEIMPEEIPLDIVYEDKDIILINKPKGMVVHPAAGHYSGTLVNGLMSHCRSELSGINGVMRPGIVHRIDMDTTGVLIVCKNDMAHSSISEQLKEHSITRKYAAIVHGVLKDDEGTINAPIGRHPIDRKKMSINEKNGREAVTHYRVLERFRQFTYIECQLETGRTHQIRVHMASIGHPLLGDSVYGPAKCPFRLTGQTLHAGVLGIIHPRTGEYMEFTAPLPDYFEELLRKLRLT
- the lspA gene encoding signal peptidase II — translated: MNQKTKLIIGMIIGFFLSIGLDQWTKLLVVKHLMNRPPFVIWNGVFELYYSENRGAAFGMLQGKQAFFLLVALLVLSVAAFAVSRMPADRKYLPLHLIAMFLSAGAVGNMIDRFLRGYVVDFLYFKLIDFPIFNVADCYVTVSMFVFMLLFLFYYKEEDLSCLSFHKKEELG